The sequence CCGCGCGGATGGCCTCGATCATCGCCCATCTGCGAGCGTTCGCACGGCGCGATCGGCATGCACCTGAACGGGTCGCCCTGCAACCGGCACTGGACGACGCGCTGGCATTGCTGGCCAAGCGAAGGCAGGCCATGGGCGTCGAGCTGATCCGTGACCTGCCGGACGCGACGCTGTGGGTCCAGGCCGGCGAGACCCGCCTGCGGCAGATCCTGTCCAACCTGCTGGCCAACGCCCTCGACGCGCTTAACGAACGCCCGCCGGTCCGGCGCATCTGGCTGCGCGCCGAGCGCCAGGATGACGGCGTGCTGCTGACCTTGCGCGACAACGGTCCGGGGTTTTCCGCCACCGCGCTGCAACGTGCCCGCGAGCCCTTCTTCACCACCAAGACCAGCGCTCAGGGGCTCGGCCTGGGACTGGCCATCTGCGATACCCTGACACGGACCCTGGGAGGAGAGCTGACCCTGGCCAATCACCCTGAGGGCGGCGCCCAGCTCAGTCTCTATCTGCGATCCGCCGATCCCGGCGTCGCCTTTCCCAGCGAGGACTAGCATGACCAGTCAGATCGACCCGCAATATCAGGTAGTCCTGGTCGACGACGATCCCCACCTGCGCAAGGCGCTGAGCCAGACGCTCGATCTCGCCGGGCTCAAGGTACTGAGCCTCGGCGACGCTCGCGGCCTGCCGACGATGCTGCCAGCGGACTGGGCCGGCGTGGTGGTCAGCGACATTCGCATGCCCGGGCTCGATGGGCTTGAACTGCAGCAGCAGCTGCGGGCGCTGGACAGCGAACTGCCGGTGCTGCTGATCACCGGCCATGGCGACATCCAGCTGGCGGTACAGGCCATGCGCGCCGGGGCCTACGATTTCCTCGAGAAACCTTTCCCCAGCGAGGCCTTGCTCGATGGCGTGCGCCGCGCCCTGGCCCTGCGCCAGTTGGTGCTCGACAACCGCAGCCTGCGCCTGGCGCTGGCCGACCGCCAGCAACTCTCGGCCCGCCTGCTGGGCCAGTCACCGGCCATGCAGCGCCTGCGCGAGCAGATCGGCGCCCTCGCCGGAACCCAGGCCGACGTGCTGATCCTCGGCGAAACCGGCGCCGGCAAGGAAGTGGTGGCCCGCGCGCTGCACGATCTTTCCAACCGCCGGGGCGGGCCCTTCGTCGCCATCAATGCCGGCGCGCTGGCCGAGTCGGTGGTCGAGAGCGAGCTCTTCGGCCACGAGGCCGGCGCCTTCACCGGCGCGCAAAAACGTCGCATCGGCAAGTTCGAGTTCGCTAACGGCGGCACCCTGTTTCTCGATGAGATCGAGAGCATGAGCCTCGACGTGCAGGTCAAGCTGCTGCGTATGCTGCAGGAGCGAGTGGTCGAGCGCTTGGGCGGCAACCAATCGATCGCGCTGGACATCCGCGTCATCGCCGCCACCAAGGAAGACCTGCGCCACGCGGCCGACCAGGGGCGTTTCCGCGCCGACCTCTACTACCGGCTGAACGTCGCCCCGTTGCGCATCCCGCCGCTGCGCGAGCGTAGCGAAGACCTGCTGTTCCTGTTTCAGCACTTTGCCGAAACCGCGGCCAGCCGGCATGGCCTGCCGATTCGCGAGCTGCGCCCGGAACAACGGGCCCAGTTGCTCCGGCACGCCTGGCCGGGCAACGTGCGCGAACTGCAGAACACCGCCGAACGCTTCGCCCTGGGTCTCGACCTCGGCCTGGAAGACCCGGCCCTGCACGCCGAAGGGGCTCCGGCCACCACCGCCACGACGCTCAACGAGCAGGTCGAAGCCTTCGAGCGTGCGCTGATTGCCGCGGAACTGTCGCGCCCACACAGCTCGCTGCGCAGCGTCGCCGAAGCGCTCGGCCTGCCGCGCAAGACGCTGCACGACAAGCTGCGCAAGCACGGCCTGGTATTCAACGATGCTGGCGGAACCTCGCCGGATGAGGATGACTAGCTGGCGGATTTCCGCCACATGCTGGAGCCCGCCCTAGCTGCCCGCATCTGCCGACCAATCCGCTGCCGGTCATGCTCGCGGTGATGAAATAGCCCGACGCCAGGCTCTCCCAGCGAGCCCGCAGGCATTCGCCGAAGACGAAGCCGGGCTTGTTCAATGATGAATTTCAGCGGCCGGCAACGCCGAGTAGAGTTTCCCGCGATGCGTCGATCGGATCGATGAAGGGAGCCGACCGGCAGCCGGTGCGATTTGCCGCTGCGGTCTTCGGCGGTGACCGGCGAACATGGCAAACCTGCGGGCCAGACGGGCTGGCTGAGAAATATTCGTCAGTATTTTGCCATCATGCGGGTAAACTTCCGCGTTACGGGTGGCAGCGCCTTGTGCATTTGGCACAAGCCTTGCTCTCCCTAACACGATGAACCGGTGGCACGAGCCGGGCGCATGTTGCTCATGACGCCTAGACTTGTCTTGCTGGTTACAGCCGAGCCTCGCTGCGATGCACAGGCTCACTTCACAACAAGAGGAAAACAACAATGTTCAAACTGACCGCCACCGCGCTCGCCTGCGCCCTGTCCCTAGGCATGGCCACGCTGGCTCAGGCCGCAGACCCGATCATCATCAAGTTCTCCCACGTCGTCGCCGACAGCACGCCGAAGGGCCAGGGCGCACTGATGTTCAAGAAATTGGTCGAGGAGCGTCTGCCCGGCAAGGTCGAGGTGCAGGTCTACCCGAACTCCTCGCTGTTCGGTGACGGCAAGGAAATGGAAGCGCTGCTGCTGGGCGACGTCCAGCTGATCGCGCCTTCGCTGGCCAAGTTCGAGCAGTACACCAAGCAGCTTCAGGTATTCGACCTGCCGTTCCTGTTCGACGACATGGCCGCGGTCGACCGCTTCCAGAAGAGCGACAAGGGCCAGGCTCTGCTGACCTCCATGGTCGACAAGAACATCACCGGTCTGGCGTACTGGCACAACGGCCTCAAGCAGCTGTCGGCCAACAAGGAGCTGCGCGAGCCGAAGGATGCGCGTGGCCTGAAGTTCCGCGTACAGGCGTCCCAGGTGCTCGAGGAGCAGTTCAAGGCCGTGCGCGCCAACCCGCGTAAGATGAGCTTCGCCGAGGTCTACCAAGGCCTGCAGACCGGCGTCGTCAACGGTGCCGAGAACCCCTACTCGAACATCTACTCGCAGAAGATGCACGAGGTTCAGAAGCACATCACCGAGTCCAACCACGGCTTGCTGGACTACATGCTGATCACCAACACCAAGTTCTGGAACGGCCTGCCGGACGACGTGCGCTCGGAACTGAACGAGATCATCGGCGAGGTGACCGTCGAGGTGAACAAGCAGGCTGATGACCTGAACAAGCAGGCCAAGCAGCAGATCCTCGATGCCGGTACGACTGAAATTCTGGTCCTGACCCCGGAAGAGCGTGCCAAGTGGCGTGAAGCCATGCAGCCGGTCTGGAAGAAGTTCGAAGGCGAAATCGGAGCTGACCTGATCAAGGCCGCCGACGCTTCCAACAAGGCCGAGTAAGCGTCACCGGAGGGCGGCCAGCCGCCCTCCACCCCCGTTGCGGTACTGACAGCGCACCGGAGACACGCGACAAACCGGCGCAACGACGGATCGATCTCCGCCGCTACGCCACTACAACAAGCGTGTCCTGATCCTGTCGCCCGGTTACCAGACCGGCTTATGGCGCACAGTGCGTACGCCCATCGAATCCAATGCATTTCATCGGGAGATGTCATCCATGAACGCCCTCTGGCGCGTCTGGGACCACTTCGAGGAAGGCTTTATCGCCTTCTTGCTGGCCGCCATGACTCTGGTGACCTTCGTTTATGTGGTCTTGAACAACCTCTACACCGTTTTCTATTCGCTGGGGGACACCTTTCCCGCCGCGGAAGACTTCTTCTTTGCCCTCGGCGATTACATCATCGGCCTGGCGCAGTCCATGACCTGGAGCTCGGCGCTCACCCGGGCACTGTTCGCCTGGCTGATCTTCTCCGGCCTGGCCTATGGCGTGCGCACCGCCGGCCACATCGGCGTCGATGCGCTGGTCAAGCTCGCCCCGCGCAATATCCAGCGCTACATCGGCGTGATCGCCTGCCTGTTCTGCCTTGGCTACGCCGGCCTGCTGACCGTGGCGAGCTTCGAGTGGATCCAGACCCTGTTCACGGCCGGTATCGGCGCTGAAGACCTCGGCCATATCGGCGTCAAGCAATGGCAGATCGGCATGATCGTGCCGATCGGCTTTGCCATGGTCTTCATTCGATTCGCAGAGATTCTGGTGCGCATCCTGCGCAACGAGCAGACCGGACTGGGCCTGGCCGACGAAGCCGCCGAGGCGGCCCGGCTCGGTGAAGAGGAGCCGAAGTAATGACTATCCTGTTCCTCTTCCTGGCGCTGTTCGCGCTGATGTTCATCGGCGTGCCGGTGGCCATCTCCCTTGGTCTGGCCGGTTCGCTGACGATCATGTTCTTCAGCCCCGACTCGGTGCGTTCGCTGGCGATCAAGCTGTTCGAAACCTCCGAACACTACACCCTGCTGGCGATCCCGTTCTTCCTGCTGGCCGGTGCCTTCATGACCACCGGTGGCGTGGCCAAGCGCCTGATCGATTTCGCCAACGCCACCGTCGGCCACATCCGCGGCGGCCTGGCCATCAGTGCGGTCATGGCGTGCATGCTGTTCGCCGCGCTGTCCGGCTCGTCCCCGGCCACCGTGGCTGCGGTCGGTTCCATCGCCATCGCCGGCATGGTGCGCTCCGGCTATCCGCAGGCCTTCGGCGCCGGCATCGTCTGTAACGCCGGGACGCTGGGCATCCTGATCCCGCCGTCGATCGTGATGGTGGTTTACGCCGCCGCCACCGAAACCTCCGTGGGCGCGCTGTTCATGGCCGGTGTGGTGCCCGGCATTCTGCTGGGCCTCGGGCTGATGGTCGCGATCTATATCGTCGCGGTGAAGAAGAAGCTGCCGGCGATGCCGCGAGCGACCTTCCGTCAGTGGCTGTCTTCGGCTCGCCAGGCACTGTGGGGACTGCTGTTGATGGTGATCATCCTCGGCGGCATCTACTCGGGCATGTTCACCCCAACCGAAGCTGCGGCCGTGGCGGCGGTGTATTCGGCGTTCATCGCGCTGTTCGTCTACAAGGACATCACCCTTCGCGACTGCCCACGGGTGCTGCTGGAGTCGGGCAAGCTGACGATCATGCTGATGTTCATCATCGCTAACGCCATGCTCTTCGCGCATGTACTGACCACCGAGCAGTTACCGCAGCAGATCACCGCCATGGTGCTCGAAGCCGGACTGCAGCCGTGGATGTTCCTGCTGGTGGTGAACATCGTGCTGCTGGTTGCCGGCGCCTTCATGGAGCCCTCGGCAATCATCCTGATCCTGGCCCCGATCCTGTTCCCGATCGCCATACAGCTGGGCATCGACCCGATTCACCTGGGCATCATCATGGTGGTGAACATGGAAATCGGCCTGATCACCCCGCCGGTGGGGCTGAACCTGTTCGTCGCTTCGGCGGTGACCGGCATGCCGGTCACCCAGGTGATCCGCGCCGTGCTGCCGTGGCTGGCGCTGATGCTGGCGTTCCTGGTGCTCATCACTTACGTGCCGATGATTTCCCTCGGGTTGCCAAGCCTGTTGGGGATGTAGCCGCATCGCTCCGATTGCTGTTCTTGCCCGGCCTAGCGCCGGGCTTTTTCATGCGCCATCGTTTGCTGTCTCGTCAGAGCGCCAGCACGTCCACCGGCCGCCGGCGAAACCAGCCGGTCAAGGACAGGCGATCGGCCTGGGTCACCAGCACCTCGTGAGGAAAATCCCCCGACAGGAACATCAGCAGGTCGCCAGCCAGCGGCGGAATATCGAGGCTCGAGCCGTCGGCGAAATGCATGCGCAACTCGCCACCATCGGCCGGCTGCCAGTCCGGATTGAGGTAGATGACCGCGGTGACACAGCGGCTGTCATCGTCGCGAAAACGATCCAGATGGGTCTGATAGAAGGCCCCCGGCGGGTAAAGCGCGAAGTGGCATTCGAACTCCTCCAGGCCGAGGAACAGCTCGCGATTGAGCGTCTGGCGCAGTTCATCCATCAGCGCCAGATAGGCATCACACACCTCTGCCTGCCCTTCTTCCAGCCAGTGGATATGGTCGCCGCGGATGCCTTCGCGCACCGCCTGCTCCTCGCCCCGCCCGACACCGGCCGGTGCCAGCGTCCCTTCGGCATAGCGTCTGCGGCACTCGTCGGCCAGCTTTTGGGTCACATCATGTGCAAGGAAGGCACTCTGCAACGACCAGCCGCGTTCGGCCAGGTCATCGATGATCGTAGAGAACGGCAAGGAAGGTGACTCCAATGGGTCGAATGACGTTTCCCTGCGGCCCAGGCGGGCCCGCGGAAACAGCGCTGAGTCTAGCAGCAGGGCTTTCGCTCCTCGACAACCCCGGGTCGCGACGCCGAAAATAAACCGCCCGCCACAGAGGAGCTTTCATGCGCGCCCTTATCGCTTGTGTATTACTCGCCTTCAGCCTGAACGCCTTGGCCGATAGCTACGACGAACTCTACGAGGCGGCGGGCTGGACCGAACAACGCGCCAATTTCTCCGATGCCCTGACGGCCGCCCAGCAGCGCTACAAGAGCAGCCTGCCGCCGGCGGTCTATCAAGCGCTGGTAACCAACAGCAACCGCCGCTTTGCGGTGGACGCCGTCGATCAGCGCGCCAAACGAGCCCTGCGCCAGCACCTGGCCGATCCACAGCCGGCACTTGAGTTCTTCCAGTCGCCGCTGGGCCACAAGGTGGTCGCGGCAGAGGTTCTGGCCGGCCGCCGCGAGCAACTCGCTCGCTACGAAAACGGCTTGCCGAGGATGCAGGCCGGCAGCAATCGGCAGCCGTTGATCCGCCACCTGGCACAGGCGTTACCGGCCGCCGAGGCGGGTGCCGAGGTCAGCCTGGCGCTCGCCGGCGTCGCCGCCGACAGCCTCAGCCAGATGATCCCCGGCCTGCTCGGCGGTGGTCAGGCCCAGGGACTGCTGGAAAGCCAGCGCGAGCGCCTGCAGCAGCAGGTCGAGAGTGACCTGGACAACACGCTGCTGTTCATCTATCGCGACCTTTCCGATGCCGAGCTGGAAGAGTTCGTCCAATTCGCTCAGTCCGACGCGGGGAAACGCTATTACCAGGCAGCGCTGCAAGCGCTGCGTGCCGGTCTGGCGGTCGGCACGAGCGGCAGTGAAACCCAGGCGCGAGCCGCCGGCGCGATCCGCTCCTAGCTCAGGCGATCACCGAGGAACTCGAAGTAATCGCGGCGTATCGCCTCCCGTTCATTGACCAGATGATGGCGCGCGTCGGGCAGGTACAAGACCTCCGGCGCGGTGAACTTGCGCTCCAGCACCGGCAGGTTGTAGCGCCAGTCCACGGTCATGTCCGCTTCGCCTTGAACGATGAGCGGGCTGTGTGGACTGCGCCGTGCGCCCTCGATGCGGGGAATCCATCGCGACAGCGCGCCGACCCAGGCGGTTGGCAGGGTGTCCGGCTGCAACGGGTCGCTGGAGCGGACAAACTCGAGGAATGCCGGATCGCTCGAGTTCTCGCTGAACTGCCTGGGGATCTGCTTGACGAAGTGCCGCATCACCTCATAACTGAACCTCGACCAGCGCCAGGCACGCGGCCGCACCAGCGGCGCCAGCAGAATGCCGCGCCCCAGCCGCGGGTCATCCGGGTGGGCCAGCAGGTAGTCCAGCGCGATCGCAGCCCCCGTACTCTGCCCCAGCAGGTGCCAGGGACCAGGCAGCCGCAGCGTCTCGGCTTCGCGCATAAGGCCGGCCAGCACCGCCTGGTATTCATCGAACTCGTTGATGCTCGCTCGCGGCCCACTGGACAGCCCGTGCCCGGGCAGGTCGCAGGCCAGCACCGCGAAGCCCATGCTCAGGCCCCAGTCGACAACGTGCTGGTAGAGGCCCATGTGGTCGTAGTAGCCGTGCAGGATGAACAGCGTGGCGACCGGTTGAGCCGGGCACCAAGCCTGCGCGGCCACCTGGTAGCCATGGACCGAAAAGCAGCCCAGGCGGTGCTGGAGGTCGCGGTGCTGTGGCAGATCGAGGCCGTAGTAGGCCTGGTAAGAGCATGCCGCGGCGCTGAGCGGTGTGCCGGCGGCGAGCGGTTGCAGCTGCGCGCGGAGCGTATCGGGATCGATTGGCGAAGACATGACGGGCTTTCTGGCTCGAATTGAAGCGAATCTTCAGCTCTGTAACGCGACGTGGCAAGCTGGCGCCTCCGCTGAAGGGTGCCGAGATGTCAGTACGCAACAAATATCTGATCGCAGCGCTGATCGCCCTGCTCTGGGCTGGCGCCATGCTGGCCGCTTTCCGCTGGTTCGAGGCCCGATACCTGCGCCCCTTCGATAGCGAAAGCACGCAGTTGTTTTCTGGCGATAGCCTGGCGCTGCCCGACACCCTGCAAGACGACGCAGCGGTCCGTGTGGTGCACTTCTGGGACCCCGCCTGCCCCTGCAACGCCGGCAATCAGCAGCATCTGGCCGAGCTGCTTGAACGCTTCGGTGATCGGGGCGTGCACTTCTACGCATTGCAGCGTCCCGGCAGCCAGGGCCGTCTACCCGATCAGCTGGCCGGCTTGCAGGCGCTCGATGCCCTGCCCGGCTCGCAAAGCCTGCCGGCCAGCCCCGCCGTCGGCGTCTGGGATGTTAAGGGACAGCTGGTCTATCTGGGCCCCTACAGCGAAGGCGCCGTGTGCAACTCCAGCAACAGCTTCATCGAACCCATCCTGGAGGCGGTACTGGCCGGCCGCCCGGTCAAGGCCACGCATTCGCTGGCGGTGGGCTGCTTCTGTGACTGGGGCCCGCCAGGGTCGGACTGACCACTGGCGAACCCGCATCGGCCTTGTGGCCGCGACTCAGCTATGCGCGGACGGCGGCGTGATGACGCTGCTATCGACCGTCGACCGCCAGTTCTGCTGCGCGCCCTCGTCCATGGCCTGACGCATGGCGCGAGCCCGGCGCTTGTCGGCACGGCGGCTGATGTACCAGGCGATGAAGGTCGCCACCGATACCACCAGCAGGATCAGGCTGGCCACGGCGTTGATCTCCGGCTTCACGCCCAGCCTGACCGCGGAAAAGATCTCCATCGGCAAGGTGGTCGAACCGGGCCCGGAGACGAAGCTCGCCAGCACCAGATCATCGAGCGACAAGGCGAAGGACAGCATCCCGCCAGCCGCCAGGGACGGCGCGATCATCGGCATGGTGATCAGGAAGAATACCTTCCACGGCCGTGCGCCGAGGTCCATCGCCGCCTCTTCGATGGACTGGTCCAGCTCACGCAGACGGGCCATCACGATCACCGCGACATACGCCGAGCAGAAGGTGGTGTGGGCGATCCAGATGGTCACGATACCGCGCTGGGCAGGCCAGCCGACCAGTTGCGCCATGGCCACGAACAGCAGCAGCAGCGACAGACCGGTGATCACCTCCGGCATGACCAGCGGCGCGGTTACCAGGCCGCCGAACAGCGCGCGTCCGCGAAAACGCGGGATGCGGGTCAGCACGAAGGCAGCCATGGTGCCGAGCGCCACGGCCGAGCCGGCGGTATACAGCGCAATTTCCAGCGAGCGCATCACCGCGCCCATGAGCTGGCTGTTGTCCAGTAGGCCCACGTACCACTTGATCGACCAGCCGCCCCAGACCGTCACCAGGCGCGACGCGTTGAACGAATAGATGACCAGCAGCACCATCGGCAGGTAGATGAACAGCAGCCCCAGCACCAGCATCAGGTTGGAAAAACTGTAGCGCTTCATGGTCTGCCTCCCAGTTCCCAGGGTGTGCGTGGGCTCGGGGAGCCGGTCGAACGGGGCAGCCCGCAGCTCGGACGAGTCATAGCTTGCCCTCCAATTCCTTGGTCTGGTTGCGGTTGAACAGGATGATCGGCACCAGCAGGATCACCAGCATCACCACCGCCAGCGCAGAGGCCACCGGCCAATCACGGTTGTTGAAGAATTCCTGCCAGAGCACCTTGCCGATCATCAGCGTCTCCGGCCCGCCGAGCAGTTCCGGAATGACGAACTCACCTACCACTGGAATGAACACCAGCATGCAGCCGGCAATGATGCCGTTCTTCGACAGCGGCACGGTGATCTTCCAGAACGCGCTGAGGTTGCTGGCGCCCAGGTCGGAAGCGGCCTCGAGCAGGCTGAGATCGTGCTTCACCAGGTTGGCGTACAACGGCAGGATCATGAACGGCAGATAGGAGTAGACCACGCCGATATAGACCGCCAGGTCGGTATTGAGAATCTGCAGCGGCGTGTCGATCAGCCCCAGGTTCTGCAGCAGGCCATTGAGGATGCCGTTGCTGCTGAGAATCCCCATCCAGGCGTAGACGCGAATCAGAATGGCGGTCCAGGTCGGCATCATGATCAGCAGCAGCAGGACCGTTTGCAGGTCCTTGCGCGCCCGCGCGATGGCGTAGGCCATGGGATAGCCGATCAGCAGGCACATCAGGGTGCTGAAAAAGGCGACCCGCAACGACCCGGCGTAGGCGGCCCAATAGAGGTCGTCCTCGCTGAGGAACACGTAGTTGCCGAGGTTGATCAGCACCTGCAGTTGCTGGTCGGCGTAGGCGAAGATGTCCGTATACGGCGGAATGGCCACGTCGGCTTCGGAAAAACTGATCTTCAGCACGATGGCGAACGGCAGCAGGAAGAACAGCATCAGCCAGACGAAGGGTACGCCGATGACCAGACGGCGCCCGGCATTCAATGTTGGGCGGCTCATGCTTGCAACACCACGCCGCTGTCGTCCCACCAGTAGACGAACACCTGTTCTTCCCAGGTCGGCAGTTTCACATGGCGCTCGGCGTTGGCCATGAAGGCCTGGAGGACGCCACCGCCCGGCAGCTGGATGTAGTAGACCGAATGCCCGCCCAGGTAGGCGATATCGTGCACGACGCCCTTAGTCCAGTTGTAGCCGGGACGCTCCAGCTCGGGCAGTTCGGTGCCAATCAGCAGCTTTTCGGGGCGGATGGCATAGGTGATCTGCTTGTCCTGGGCGCGGGTACTGATGCCGTGGCCGACGTAGATCGGGTTATTGAGGCCTGGGCTGGCGATGACCGCATGGTCCTCGACGTCCTCGATCAGCTCACCGTCGAACAGATTGACGTTGCCGATGAACTCGCAGACCAGGCGGCTCGCCGGCGTCTCGTAGATGTCCATCGGGCTGCCGACCTGGGCGATCCAGCCGAGGTGCATGATGGCGATGCGCTCGGCCATGGTCATGGCCTCTTCCTGATCATGGGTAACCATCACGCAGGTTACCCCGACCCGCTCGATGATCTGCACCAGCTCGAGCTGCATCTGCGAGCGCAGCTTCTTGTCCAGCGCGCCCATGGGCTCGTCGAGCAGCAGCAGCTTCGGCCGCTTGGCCAGCGAGCGGGCCAGCGCCACCCGCTGGCGCTGGCCACCGGATAGCTGGTGCGGCTTGCGCCTGGCGTACTGGGTCATCTGCACCAGACTGAGCATCTCATCGACCCGCGCCTTCACCTCATC comes from Stutzerimonas stutzeri and encodes:
- a CDS encoding sigma-54-dependent transcriptional regulator, with the translated sequence MTSQIDPQYQVVLVDDDPHLRKALSQTLDLAGLKVLSLGDARGLPTMLPADWAGVVVSDIRMPGLDGLELQQQLRALDSELPVLLITGHGDIQLAVQAMRAGAYDFLEKPFPSEALLDGVRRALALRQLVLDNRSLRLALADRQQLSARLLGQSPAMQRLREQIGALAGTQADVLILGETGAGKEVVARALHDLSNRRGGPFVAINAGALAESVVESELFGHEAGAFTGAQKRRIGKFEFANGGTLFLDEIESMSLDVQVKLLRMLQERVVERLGGNQSIALDIRVIAATKEDLRHAADQGRFRADLYYRLNVAPLRIPPLRERSEDLLFLFQHFAETAASRHGLPIRELRPEQRAQLLRHAWPGNVRELQNTAERFALGLDLGLEDPALHAEGAPATTATTLNEQVEAFERALIAAELSRPHSSLRSVAEALGLPRKTLHDKLRKHGLVFNDAGGTSPDEDD
- the dctP gene encoding C4-dicarboxylate TRAP substrate-binding protein DctP, which gives rise to MFKLTATALACALSLGMATLAQAADPIIIKFSHVVADSTPKGQGALMFKKLVEERLPGKVEVQVYPNSSLFGDGKEMEALLLGDVQLIAPSLAKFEQYTKQLQVFDLPFLFDDMAAVDRFQKSDKGQALLTSMVDKNITGLAYWHNGLKQLSANKELREPKDARGLKFRVQASQVLEEQFKAVRANPRKMSFAEVYQGLQTGVVNGAENPYSNIYSQKMHEVQKHITESNHGLLDYMLITNTKFWNGLPDDVRSELNEIIGEVTVEVNKQADDLNKQAKQQILDAGTTEILVLTPEERAKWREAMQPVWKKFEGEIGADLIKAADASNKAE
- a CDS encoding TRAP transporter small permease: MNALWRVWDHFEEGFIAFLLAAMTLVTFVYVVLNNLYTVFYSLGDTFPAAEDFFFALGDYIIGLAQSMTWSSALTRALFAWLIFSGLAYGVRTAGHIGVDALVKLAPRNIQRYIGVIACLFCLGYAGLLTVASFEWIQTLFTAGIGAEDLGHIGVKQWQIGMIVPIGFAMVFIRFAEILVRILRNEQTGLGLADEAAEAARLGEEEPK
- the dctM gene encoding C4-dicarboxylate TRAP transporter large permease protein DctM, with product MTILFLFLALFALMFIGVPVAISLGLAGSLTIMFFSPDSVRSLAIKLFETSEHYTLLAIPFFLLAGAFMTTGGVAKRLIDFANATVGHIRGGLAISAVMACMLFAALSGSSPATVAAVGSIAIAGMVRSGYPQAFGAGIVCNAGTLGILIPPSIVMVVYAAATETSVGALFMAGVVPGILLGLGLMVAIYIVAVKKKLPAMPRATFRQWLSSARQALWGLLLMVIILGGIYSGMFTPTEAAAVAAVYSAFIALFVYKDITLRDCPRVLLESGKLTIMLMFIIANAMLFAHVLTTEQLPQQITAMVLEAGLQPWMFLLVVNIVLLVAGAFMEPSAIILILAPILFPIAIQLGIDPIHLGIIMVVNMEIGLITPPVGLNLFVASAVTGMPVTQVIRAVLPWLALMLAFLVLITYVPMISLGLPSLLGM
- a CDS encoding 2OG-Fe(II) oxygenase; translated protein: MPFSTIIDDLAERGWSLQSAFLAHDVTQKLADECRRRYAEGTLAPAGVGRGEEQAVREGIRGDHIHWLEEGQAEVCDAYLALMDELRQTLNRELFLGLEEFECHFALYPPGAFYQTHLDRFRDDDSRCVTAVIYLNPDWQPADGGELRMHFADGSSLDIPPLAGDLLMFLSGDFPHEVLVTQADRLSLTGWFRRRPVDVLAL
- a CDS encoding DUF2059 domain-containing protein, producing MRALIACVLLAFSLNALADSYDELYEAAGWTEQRANFSDALTAAQQRYKSSLPPAVYQALVTNSNRRFAVDAVDQRAKRALRQHLADPQPALEFFQSPLGHKVVAAEVLAGRREQLARYENGLPRMQAGSNRQPLIRHLAQALPAAEAGAEVSLALAGVAADSLSQMIPGLLGGGQAQGLLESQRERLQQQVESDLDNTLLFIYRDLSDAELEEFVQFAQSDAGKRYYQAALQALRAGLAVGTSGSETQARAAGAIRS
- a CDS encoding alpha/beta hydrolase, whose protein sequence is MSSPIDPDTLRAQLQPLAAGTPLSAAACSYQAYYGLDLPQHRDLQHRLGCFSVHGYQVAAQAWCPAQPVATLFILHGYYDHMGLYQHVVDWGLSMGFAVLACDLPGHGLSSGPRASINEFDEYQAVLAGLMREAETLRLPGPWHLLGQSTGAAIALDYLLAHPDDPRLGRGILLAPLVRPRAWRWSRFSYEVMRHFVKQIPRQFSENSSDPAFLEFVRSSDPLQPDTLPTAWVGALSRWIPRIEGARRSPHSPLIVQGEADMTVDWRYNLPVLERKFTAPEVLYLPDARHHLVNEREAIRRDYFEFLGDRLS
- a CDS encoding DUF6436 domain-containing protein gives rise to the protein MSVRNKYLIAALIALLWAGAMLAAFRWFEARYLRPFDSESTQLFSGDSLALPDTLQDDAAVRVVHFWDPACPCNAGNQQHLAELLERFGDRGVHFYALQRPGSQGRLPDQLAGLQALDALPGSQSLPASPAVGVWDVKGQLVYLGPYSEGAVCNSSNSFIEPILEAVLAGRPVKATHSLAVGCFCDWGPPGSD
- a CDS encoding ABC transporter permease subunit translates to MKRYSFSNLMLVLGLLFIYLPMVLLVIYSFNASRLVTVWGGWSIKWYVGLLDNSQLMGAVMRSLEIALYTAGSAVALGTMAAFVLTRIPRFRGRALFGGLVTAPLVMPEVITGLSLLLLFVAMAQLVGWPAQRGIVTIWIAHTTFCSAYVAVIVMARLRELDQSIEEAAMDLGARPWKVFFLITMPMIAPSLAAGGMLSFALSLDDLVLASFVSGPGSTTLPMEIFSAVRLGVKPEINAVASLILLVVSVATFIAWYISRRADKRRARAMRQAMDEGAQQNWRSTVDSSVITPPSAHS
- a CDS encoding ABC transporter permease subunit; translation: MSRPTLNAGRRLVIGVPFVWLMLFFLLPFAIVLKISFSEADVAIPPYTDIFAYADQQLQVLINLGNYVFLSEDDLYWAAYAGSLRVAFFSTLMCLLIGYPMAYAIARARKDLQTVLLLLIMMPTWTAILIRVYAWMGILSSNGILNGLLQNLGLIDTPLQILNTDLAVYIGVVYSYLPFMILPLYANLVKHDLSLLEAASDLGASNLSAFWKITVPLSKNGIIAGCMLVFIPVVGEFVIPELLGGPETLMIGKVLWQEFFNNRDWPVASALAVVMLVILLVPIILFNRNQTKELEGKL
- the potA gene encoding polyamine ABC transporter ATP-binding protein, which codes for MAVASSAYKKALSGESQNKQVLLKIDRVTKKFDETVAVDDVSLNIHQGEIFALLGGSGSGKSTLLRMLAGFERPTDGRIFLDGQDITDMPPYERPINMMFQSYALFPHMSVEQNIAFGLKQDGLAKDEVKARVDEMLSLVQMTQYARRKPHQLSGGQRQRVALARSLAKRPKLLLLDEPMGALDKKLRSQMQLELVQIIERVGVTCVMVTHDQEEAMTMAERIAIMHLGWIAQVGSPMDIYETPASRLVCEFIGNVNLFDGELIEDVEDHAVIASPGLNNPIYVGHGISTRAQDKQITYAIRPEKLLIGTELPELERPGYNWTKGVVHDIAYLGGHSVYYIQLPGGGVLQAFMANAERHVKLPTWEEQVFVYWWDDSGVVLQA